ATGGTGTCTGTGGGTGGTCATTTTCTGCCACCCTATGCCAGGACTCCAGTGAGGCAGGGTCTGATTTAAAATGTCCCAGAGCACTGCCAATGCCTGGGGTTTCATCAATTTGGGGACACAGGAATCTACTTTGGTGGAGAGGGACAGATCTACTGTTGAGGTCCCCCTGTGGGAGCTGTTGCTTTGACACCCTGACATTTGGGACAGTGTACTGTTTGCTGTGTACAGCTTGGCCAATGCACAAATGGTGGTGCCGAGGTCACTGTCAGTAGCCTGGCTTGACCTCATTGATTGGGAAAGTGGGGGTGGCCTTGCAGGAATGAGTATTTAGAGGTGGGGCAATATTTCCCCATTCAACCTTCAAATCTGATCTTAATCTTTACTTTTCAGAGAAGTTCCCTagacaaagttatttttaatgcaCAGACatatccttttccttttattttaaattgcattgCTCTTACCAATTCAGTGTGTGCATTCCTGCTTGCTAATCAGCTCTGGGACAGAAGAATCATGAATTTACTCATCACAGTATCTCCAGGTCCTAGCACTATGGGGttgaaattgaaaattaatgAGAGTTTTCCTTTTTTGCCTTCTACCACTTCTCCTTTCCCCCAAATCCCCCTTTATCTTTGAAACTGCTGACTAAGAAGCAAAAGGCTAATGACCTTGGTCTTCTGTGACCAGGCCCCAAGTAAGAACTGGGTTGAAGGGGCAGAGGCCACTGCATGTAGTATTTGGTAGAATGATGTAAACCCTGGCCTTTGACATCCTCATGTAACTCAAATGTCAGCTGGAGCCATACCATCCTTGAGAGTCAAATTACAGGGGTTTAACCCCCGCCCCTCCCGATTCCttgcataaagaaaatgcaaCCAACTTCTCGATTTCAATGTGGCTTCTCGAAAGTTGGATATTTTGCTGGGTCCTGTCacattctgatttctttcttcctgaaattTTCTGCCGTCTTTCATATTGTAGCTGTTCCTTTCTTACTAAACTTAATACACCCAGAGAGTTTGAGCTCCTTTGCCTTACTTCTTGTAAGTAGCACTCATTCAAAGGCCATTACATACCTTATTAGAGGCTCAATGTCCCTGTATGGGAGTGGGAGTGGAGGAGTTATATAGAAAACAGCACAACTCAACAGACTATTAGATATCATTAGTCTTGAAGCCCTTTAGGACCCCTTTACCCAGGCCCCCAACTCAACCTGGTGGAAAAGCTGTCAACGGGTCTTCTTTTTGAACTGTCTTCAACCTCCTTGCTTCCATTCTGGCTCACCTCTTCACCTCTCCACTGCCCAAACaaatcttgccttttttttttttttaagttccaagtaacttccttttaaaattattttattttttgaagattttcCCAAGTTTATTGAGATGGAGTTGAAGTTCACTAAACCatacatatttaatacatataATTCTATTGGTTTTGACATATGCATGCCCATGAAACCACCAGCTCTCAAAGTACACTTTTACCACCCTCCCACCCTTCAGAgtttctttgtgttctttttgATCCATTCCTCCCTCAAGCCCATCCCCAGGCAACCAGTGTCTAGACTCTCTATATAGATGttagtatgtatttttaatatatagatCATGAATTATGTTCTCTATTTTTGCCTGGCTTCTCTCCCTCATTAGAATGATTCTGATATTCTTCAATGTTGTTGTTTGAGTTAATAGTTTACTggtttttattgctaagtaatattccattgtatgattatattacaatttgtttattcattcatttatggtgTTAGTCTGTTttatgttactataatgaaatgtcaaagaaaagaggtttatttagctcacggTTTTGAAGGTTTAGGGTATGGTGATAGAACGATCTCATTTTAGGAGAAGTCCTGgcagatgaaaaacaaaatggtgaGACAGGGAGAAATCATGTCACAAGATTGTGAGGCAGAGCAAGAAGAGccagctttgttcttttattgAAAACTCTTTCAGGTCAACCAACTCAGAGTCCTATGGACATTCTAGGGACAATGACCTCCCCCACTCAGTCCCACCTCTTAAACATCCAACACCTCCCAGCATGACTACACTGAGGTCTAAGCtcccaacacatgaacccttgggggacaAACTTGGACCTTATCCAAACCATGACATCTTCTGGTGGATTTGAAGTGGTTGATTTTTTACTATAACAAATAAAGCTCCTATGAATATCCATGCATAAGACTTTGGGTTTCATGCTTTCAATGTTGTTACCTGTAAGTGTAATTGTGGGTTGTATGATTTGTGTAcacttaactttttaagaaattgctGAAGTggtttccaaagtggttgtatccACTTACACTCCCACTGGCAATGTGTGACAGTTTCATTTGCTCCACACGCTCTGAGCATTTAATATGGTCTATGTATTTGATATGACCAACATTAGATATATTCATGTTAAAGTTAGTCatctcaggtgtgtgtgtgtgtgtgtgtgtgtgtgtatttgatgCACCTCTGTTGAGTTACCTCttggcttcatttctttttcttgtttattctctcactctctgttttttcttttctctcttgattttatttctaacaaAGGAAAGCATATGCTTAGATTTATGGAGGATAATACCAGATTATTGCTATTGTTCCAGGGAAATTATGAATATGTCCCTTCTTATTTCCAAATGTCCTGGCTTGGATAATAAAATATATGGTTTCTCTTCTTATGGCCCAACAGCCATGTCCCAGGCTGTTCAACACAGGGCTCATCAAGGCATTCTTCAGCTCAGTGACAATTATTCTTTCCTCTAAAAGGAGCttttctgaaacttttttttttccagctcacATCAGGATTTCAGGGGATAGAGTTACTGTATGTAGCTTCACACTTGTATGGGAGGGTCTTGTGGGAGGTGAAGAGGGGGTATTCTTGCCAACATCCGAAATAGCTTGCTTGagaatgaaaccaaaagaaaagaaggtggAGCCAGAGGTGGGGAGTCAGATCTTGCCTGAGGACTTTGAGCTGGATGCAGCCCAGCTTGAGGCTAAAATCTATTCCTTAACTTATCTCCAAGAAAGTAGGAAATCCCATCAatcaccctcccctccccgctTTTAAATCTAAGCTAATTTAACCTGGTTTTTGTCATTTGCAATTATTAGGGCCTTAATATCCCCAGCAGGAGAAGGTGCCTCAGCATTTTGCAAAACCTAGGTTGCCGCTCATTTCAATCTGAAATACCTTCTGCCTTCGGTGAGAATTACCGTTTCTTCTGATCTGATCCCTGGAATTCAGAGCAGAAGCAATTGGTCACATTGGTTGGGTAAAATCTATTTCTTCAGAGGACACTAACGGCCTAGGGTCAAAGTATTCAGTGGTATCTCCACATGGTTTGTTTAATCGAATACTCTAGCTCCAGGTATCCATTTTCATGCAGCAGGCTCTTTAATCTTTAACTAAATTATCATTTTGCAACCTGATTCAAAATCAGTTCTGAATTTGGGGATGCAGCTTGCATTTCCTAATAACAGAAACGTATCCTTATTTACTCAGAGTGCTAAATGTACAAAAGAGGAACACTGTTGTGTGCGACCCATGTAAACATACAGAGGAGAGGGCGCGAGACCTCTTTAGGGGCACAGAGAGATGGCTGTGGCATTACTGGATGGAGGACATCTTTCTGAGCAGAACCCAGGTAATACGCTAGTGGAAGAAAAGGAGGCAAGCAGGGTAGAAATTAAGATCCCAGTCAGTATCCTCTCTGAACGTTCTGCAGAACCGAACCAAGCCTGGACCCTAAGGGATGCCTCTCTCAATGGGAGTGTCCCGGCCTTGGTTCTCACGCCCCAAAGGCGGACGAAAAGCGGCAGGGCAGGTCTCGTCTCGGACAATAGAAAACAGCCTTTATCCAGCACAACCAGCCCTTCGTCCCGCGTGGAAAGGGAACCCTGGTACCCCAGCAGCAGAGGATAAGACAGTATTCCAGTGAGCTGCCCGCGCCGCTGCGGCGTAGGCCCCGCCCCCCAGAACATAAGTCCGGCCCCTGCCCCCCGGAGTCCGCCCCCGCGCGCCAGGGCCCCGCCCCTGTGTTCTGGGGTTCGCTCCCCGCCTCCTGGCGCTCAGGGCCGGTCCGGGGGCTCTATGGCTCCGCCTCTCGCACCCCAGGAGTCCGCCCCCGCCCTCTCGGGTTCCAGGCCCGCCCCCTCGCGCCCGCGCCCCGCCCCCACGTGCCCTCGGGAGTCCCAGGGAGGAGTTGCCGCGCGGGAGGAGGCGTGGTTATGCCCGCGGAGGCGCGGGCGGCGCAGCCGGGACTTTGGCTTTGACACAGACTGCGAGCGGCTGCTCTAGTGCTGGGGTCTGGACGCGCTCTGCGAATCCCGCGCCCGAGTTGGGTGCAGACTTTTTGCCTGGATAAACGCAACCGCGGCGACGCCGCAAGTCCTGGTGCAGTAGCAAGTCTTGGTGCAGCTTCAGCAGCCGGATTTCGCCACCCCTACCGCCGCCTGCGAGCAACCCTGCAGCTCCTGCCTGCTCCGGGAGAGCGACGCTGAGAGTTTCTCCCGCAGAAAGACAGGGACGCGCGGACCAAGGCCCGGCCACTGCCCCGCACCCGCGTGGGCGCCAGGGCTGGAGGTAGGGGCCCGCGTTGTCCTTGGCCGGTCTCAGGCTTCCGAGCCGCAGGTGGAAGAGAGACGAACCCCCCTCCCCCCTGCAGAGCGGCCCAGAGATTGGGATCGGGACCGGAGGCGGGTCTGGTGAGGGTCCATAAACCTCTTCTCGGTGTCCGCACAGGCAAGCACAGAGTTCCTAAGTTGCAGGCGGCGCTGAGTGTCAGGCGCGGAGTCAGTCCATGTGGGGGCGACTAAAGTGAGGAGGCAGCCCTGGCTCTGCTAGAGTTGAAAGGCAGAGAGGTGTGATACCGATGCAGATAGCTCTCGAGAAAGGTGGCTTATAGCCTTTTGGATCGCGGTATGACAAAAAACCCAGGCGTCTCCCGAGGAAAATCTGAATGGGCCAACCTTACTGTGCGTTTTCAGTTCACCTGCAGCCACTGGCCTGGAAATCTGGTAATGAACTCCAGCACTAGGTAAGGAGTGCTAATAGCAGATTGTCTCACTCAGTCAATTCATGTGTTAATTTCTTTTCTAGGTGGCCAAGTGAAAGATAATTTTGGACACTCTAGCCATGGAAGATTTGGCCTTTGTCTGCAGCAACCTCTTCGGCCCCTAAATTctgcattttgttctttttgtgctTATAAGGTCAACGGGGCATCTCCCCTAGCCAGAGTTCTGCAGTGGTGAGGCCTTCCTGGGCTCCCGATATTAGCTGGCCATGGGGAGTACCCTGGGTTGCCACCGCTCCATCCCCAGGGACCCCTCGGACCTGTCCCATAGCCGCAAGTTTAGCGCAGCCTGCAACTTCAGCAACATCCTGGTGAATCAGGAGCGGCTCAACATCAACACTGCTACAGAGGAGGAACTGATGACCCTCCCTGGGGTGACACGTGCTGTGGCTCGAAGCATCGTGGAATACCGAGAATACATTGGTGGCTTCAAGAAAGTGGAGGACCTAGCACTGGTCAGTGGTGTGGGTGCCACAAAACTGGAGCAGGTCAAGTTTGAGATCTGTGTGAGCAGCAAGGGTAGCTCTGCACAGCACTCTCCTAGCTCCTTGCGGAGGGACCTCCTGGCTGAGCAGCAGCCTCACCATCTAGCCACTACTGTGCCCCTCACACCACGTGTCAATATCAACACAGCCACCCCAGCTCAGCTCATGAGTGTGCGAGGCCTCACCGAGAAGATGGCCCTCAGTATTGTGGACTACCGCCGGGAACATGGCCCCTTTCGCAGTATTGAGGATCTGGTCAGGATGGATTGTATTAATGCTGCCTTCCTGGACAGGATACGACACCAGGTGTTTGCTGAGAAGTCCAGGCCCCCCTCCACCCACACCAATGGGGGTCTGACCTTCACTGCCaagcctcaccctagccctacctcaCTGAGCCTGCAGAGTGAGGACTTGGACCTGCCACCAGGGGGGCCCACACAGATTATCTCCACTCGCCCCTCAGTAGAGGCCTTTGGAGGCACGAGGGATGGGCGGcctgtgctgaggctggccacctGGAACTTGCAGGGCTGCTCTGTGGAGAAGGCCAACAACCCTGGAGTGCGAGAGGTGGTATGCATGACACTCCTGGAAAACAGGTGAGAACTGGAACCACCAAGGGGGCCAGGGGGCTGGGTGTGCAGACAGCTCGGACTGGCCTCATCTGTGGATGCAAATGAGTGGACTTTTGGGGAGGGGGCAAAAGTATAAAGTCAGTGTATTTGATGCCCCCACCAATACTGTCACTTGAGGCTGAGCTCTCTTTCTGCTCCAGATTTTTCTGAATACAGCTGTCAAGGTTTATGGCTTATGTCTTGAGTGTGATACATCAGAGATGGATTCTTAATTTGCGGTACTTGGAGGTTGTTAGTGGTGCTGCCTTTGAGAAGGTCTGTGACTCACAAAAGGCTTCATAGGGTTTATACTGAATCAGACACTCAACCTTGGAAACTGGTACACAGttttacatatgagaaagaactaattggatttttcttttattaatgggAGGGAAACTCACATTTGTTCCATCACATGTACCTATTTGTGTGCACAAAATCATACAAAAGACCAGGTACACACTGGCTGTATTTATCAAAAGGCTGTGAATGAATCactcttcattcattttcttatttaacccAAAGTTGTTTTTCAGTGTGTTACCTCTGTTGTCCCATTGCCAGAAAAGGCCAAACTGACATGTAAactgacgtgtgtgtgtgtgtgtgtgtgtgagagagagagagagagagagagagagagagagagagagagagaatattgcCCAGATTTCCCTGTTTGAGCTGAAGAACAAACTCCTAGGATAGGCTGTTATCAGAGAGTGTTTACATCATTCACAACACTGTTCTCTGTAGGAGCTTCCGTTAACTCCccataaaacaaaatcatatattgTGGCAGGAGCTCCTGCTGTTAGTAAACAGTATGGTCTATAATATAATCGGTttggggaaggaaagaaatatttgtaattgtCCCTTCCTGGGTCAGAGATCCTCTGATTTGGTCTTGTGGGCTCTTGCCCTGCCAGTCACCAGAGGTGAATGTTAGTGGCTACTTGATGCCTTCTCTTGCATTGGGTGGTTGGTGAGGCTGGCAGTGTGACAGTTGGTGACATGAAGTGAGCTCTCAGCGGGAAATCACAGTGCATTGTGGCAGATCATCAGGACGAATTAGTGAGCAGAAAAACAGGTCACAGTGTTTCCCTGGCACCATCCCAGTGGGCACACACTCGTTGCTGATGAGAGAGAAACTGTGCACTGGGTCAGAGGACTGGACCAGAGGAGTCCTTGAGTGCTCTTCTTGCACTGCCTTGTCCCGTTTGGCACCCTAACAGAATCCTTTTGCAAAATATCTTGTACACAGGGGAAAACTGGACTCAGCCCTGGGAGATACTTCTCATGAGTGGCTTGATAATAGTTTGCGTCCTCAGACTATGGGCAGATGaatgggaaaaggggagggaaggggaagtgaGTGAGACAAACTCACAAAAGGCTTCATAGCCTTAGTGAGACAGCTGCCTAGTTCCTGTGAGTTTTCTTAAGGCTCAGTTTGGGGTGAagagatgatatgtcatgagctttgtaatgttttgaacaactaataaaaaaaaaaaaaaaaagaggggatgAATCAGAATCTGAAGTTGCCTGGTGGAAATGACAGCCTGAGCAGTTCTTGctcatttatttagtgttttcaTTCACGGGGCACCTGGACCAGCACTATCAGCTGCTACACATGCAAACTCTACATTTCTGTGTTTAACACCCCCTCCAGGTGTTTCTGATGTATACTAGTTCAAGAACCTCATACTAGGAGTTGGGCACTTGTTGTCCCTCTGGGGTTCTCTTGCCCCTCCCCCTATACTGCCTTTTCTGGCAAGGccagtgatttttttgtttggagGTTTCCAGGTActtcccccccgccccgccccgcttTGATTGTTTCGATCATCCCTATAGTTTATTCAATCCCATGATGTTCTTTCTGGCCATGGTTTGAAAAGCTTATTCAACGTCTAGGACTTACCAATGTGAAGGGTAGGAAATGGGAGGGTAAAACCTGGCATAGTGGTgtacgcctgtagtcccagctactttgcAGTGTGGAGATGGGGCCTCTGGGAGATGCAGTGCTTGCTGGGGGTTCAATGTGGGGGCACTAACACCTCTTGTCCAAGGTGGAGTTgatggggtttgttttgtttctctccttTAAATTTCCTAAAGAGATGAGGACTTGTTGAAGACATCTAACTGCTGGTGTTCAAGCAAGAGTGCAGGAAAAGCTTACCCAAACCCAGCACACCTGTGAGCAGTGGGAAGGGTGGCCTGCACCTCCATTACTTCACACACATGGCCACGTGTGTTGTCCTGTCCAATGCATTCTGTGTTCTGGGCACTCCTAGCACATTGTGAGTGTCTGGTAAACATAAACAGGCTTAGGGCCTGATCTTCCCCAGAGCTGGGATGGACACATTTGCCTGTGTGACTGTCTTGAGGCACTTAAAAACTGTCACAGAATGGATCTCATATACTCAGTGTTCATCCTGATTCACAGAAGTCACTTACAATCCAGTTGTTCCCTTTATTAGTATGAGGAAACATATTTAGCATGAGCAAGAGTGAAGACAGGTAATTTTCTGggtgtttcttatttttatacgTGTTCACATACGACAGAAGAGGTCCCTGCCTTCTGGATATGACTTTGTATTGTCTAACAGCTTTCACATTAATTTGATTTCCCATAACTCCAGGAAGTAATACTTGCTCTTTATTAATGCTTCTCCATCTCTGGGTGAGGAAGTCAAAACCCAAGAAGTTGAATGGCTTGTCTCTGAGACACAGCTCACTAGTGACTCAGCTGGGACAAGGACCCAGGTTCTTTGTATCTTTATCCTGCCTTGTTTGGTTATCTCCCTCTCTGTTGAATAAAGGGCATTTGCCAAATTGTGTGCCAATCACAGTTTCTTAAATTGTGTCCATTAAAGCAGCCCTTGGGCAATTTTGGAAAGGAATAACTGACTTGTAAGTTTGCTTTCTGCAAGTTTGCATTAGTAGGTGCATTTTCTTAATGCTAAAGGGTCCCTGTATGGGATGGGAGTtggagttctttcttttttttttaatgtttattttttagttttaggtggacataatacctttatttattttatttctatgtggtgctgaggattgaacccagtgcctcacgcatgccaggtgagccacatccccagccctgaagttcTTTCTTGACCTCGAATGCTGGTGTTTTGGTGGATGGGCAAGTATGAGCTCCAAGAAGCTGTTTTACATGTGAAACCTGAGGTAGGACAGCACAGAGCTAGATAATTATAGTCACCAGGAACCTTGAGGGACACCATTGCTAGTGTCACAGAACTGACAGGTTTCATCAGATTTCTTTTGCCAAACCTCAGTCTTAGGCAATGTTCTTCCTTGTTCAGCAAGACTGATAGAAGAATGCTTCTGCTAAATATCCTTGCAAAATGTGGTGATAGCCTATGTACAGAATGacaatcatttcatttttatttattttttgctgaatAATCATGCTATTTTGGAAAAAACCCTTTGGTTACTGAAGGTATAAACCCTGGAGGAGCTGACAGATAATCTCCAAAAAGAATGAGGAGATTTAACATACAAGTTGCTTATTTTCCCCACAGCCTGCATCAGAAGGAAACTCCAATGTCAGAGTTGTTAGCCTTATAATGGTTTAAATCTGATTTCTTGCTGCGTCTGCACTATTAAAGTGCAAGGTGGATTAGTGCCTGGCAACATGCACTGATTGTGAAAAAAGAGATTTCACTTTATCAGAGTTGATTGTGGGATCAATCTTGACGCAACCCATCTTGTTATTTGGTTCATTCATTGAAAAATATGTATCAAATGCCTGCTATGCACATGTGTAAGCTAGATTCAGGGATCAGCTTGGCCCAGTTACTTAATACAATTAAGTAAATGTGGACCAGTCTGCATGGCTCAGCATCAAAACAGTCTGGTAAACCCAGACTTTGGAGGGCAAGTCACAGAGCATGATTGACATCTGGTTGTATTTTTCCCAAATGAATAACAGACTCATCCTGGGGATTGAAGGGTGTGTGGATGCAGCCAGATTAGAACATCTGGGGATAAAATGCCCAGCCATCCTCTTAAAGTAGAAATTATGAAATCCCTTTTGACAgctctggaaactgaggctctgagagatTAAATAGTATCTGTGTCCTTCAGAAATGTAGATGTTGGAGTCAGTATTTGAAGCCAGGGCATGTTGATGTCAAAGCCAAGACTGGGTGTGTTTTTCCCATACTTTATGTCCTCCCATGTCCTGCCTCTGACCCTTGCCTGCCCATAGTCCACCCACTGTTTCCTCCCTGTCTTGGGTCTTAGGCTGGACAGGTATCAGGGTTTTTGGGGAAGGAGGCTTCACCTAACCCCTGGGACTGTCTCAGGCCCCTGGTGGCCTCTGctcctttcctgtttttgttcCTCCAAGGATGGGGCTTGTGGCCAGGCACAGAGCAAATCCAGAGGGCGTCAAGGCTCCTCTACCCGGCCCTCTGCTGTGAGTCTGCAACCTTGGGCCCGACTCCAAGGTGGAGTTCCGGTTTTGTGAGCCAAGGAGTTCTGGGTCATTTCCAAAGAAAAAGGTGGTCAGCAACAAGAGAG
This genomic interval from Marmota flaviventris isolate mMarFla1 chromosome 1, mMarFla1.hap1, whole genome shotgun sequence contains the following:
- the Eepd1 gene encoding endonuclease/exonuclease/phosphatase family domain-containing protein 1, which produces MGSTLGCHRSIPRDPSDLSHSRKFSAACNFSNILVNQERLNINTATEEELMTLPGVTRAVARSIVEYREYIGGFKKVEDLALVSGVGATKLEQVKFEICVSSKGSSAQHSPSSLRRDLLAEQQPHHLATTVPLTPRVNINTATPAQLMSVRGLTEKMALSIVDYRREHGPFRSIEDLVRMDCINAAFLDRIRHQVFAEKSRPPSTHTNGGLTFTAKPHPSPTSLSLQSEDLDLPPGGPTQIISTRPSVEAFGGTRDGRPVLRLATWNLQGCSVEKANNPGVREVVCMTLLENSIKLLAVQELLDKEALEKFCAELNQPILPNIRKWKGPRGCWKSVVAENPSSPLQKGAGFSGFLWDATAGVELRDAASQESSPSNGHGKPTGPSPYLARFKVGSNDLTLVNLHLAALALPGGENPSKNHSDGHRLASFAQTLQETLKGEKDVIILGDFGQGPDSSDYDILRREKFYHLIPAHTFTNISTKNPQGSKSLDNIWISKSLKKVFTGHWAVVREGLTNPWIPDNWSWGGVASEHCPVLAEFYTEKDWSKKEGPRNGNGVTLERSEANIKHER